Proteins found in one Nostoc sp. NIES-3756 genomic segment:
- a CDS encoding protochlorophyllide reductase translates to MAQDRKSTVIVTGASSGVGLYAAKALAKRGWNVVMACRNLEKAEQAATEVGIPKDSYTIMHIDLGSLDSVRQFVNNFRASGKSLEALVCNAAIYMPLIKEPLRSPEGYELTMTTNHLGHFLLSNLLLEDLQKSSAADKRLVILGTVTHNPDELGGKIPPRPDLGNLEGFAQGFKPPISMIDGKKFEPVKAYKDSKVCNVLTMRELHRRYHQSTGISFTSLYPGCVAETPLFRNHYPLFQKIFPLFQKYITKGYVSQDLAGERVADVVVAPEYKQSGAYWSWGNRQKKDGKSFVQRVSPQARDDEKAERLWELSEKLVGLESQKPVALNS, encoded by the coding sequence ATGGCACAGGATCGAAAATCAACGGTTATAGTTACTGGAGCTTCTTCTGGGGTTGGTTTGTATGCAGCTAAAGCCCTTGCAAAAAGAGGCTGGAACGTTGTTATGGCTTGCCGTAACTTAGAAAAGGCAGAACAAGCAGCTACCGAAGTGGGCATCCCCAAGGACAGCTACACCATCATGCACATTGATTTGGGTTCCTTGGATAGTGTGCGCCAGTTTGTCAACAATTTTAGAGCAAGCGGCAAGTCTTTAGAGGCTTTGGTATGTAACGCTGCAATTTATATGCCCTTGATTAAGGAGCCTTTACGCAGCCCAGAAGGTTACGAGTTAACCATGACTACCAATCACCTCGGTCATTTCCTACTATCTAACCTCTTGCTTGAGGACTTGCAAAAGTCATCGGCGGCGGATAAGCGACTGGTGATTTTGGGAACAGTTACCCATAACCCAGACGAGCTAGGCGGCAAGATTCCACCACGCCCAGACTTGGGTAATTTAGAAGGCTTTGCCCAAGGCTTTAAGCCACCCATTTCCATGATTGACGGTAAAAAGTTTGAACCAGTGAAGGCTTACAAAGATAGCAAAGTATGTAACGTCCTCACCATGAGAGAACTACATCGCCGTTATCATCAGTCAACAGGAATCTCTTTCACTTCTCTCTATCCTGGTTGCGTAGCAGAAACACCACTATTCCGTAACCACTATCCCCTATTCCAAAAAATCTTCCCCTTATTTCAGAAATACATCACAAAAGGATACGTATCTCAAGACTTAGCAGGAGAAAGGGTTGCAGATGTAGTTGTGGCTCCTGAATACAAACAATCTGGTGCTTACTGGAGTTGGGGTAATCGTCAGAAAAAAGATGGTAAATCTTTTGTGCAGAGAGTTTCCCCCCAAGCCCGCGACGATGAAAAAGCCGAACGTCTGTGGGAGTTAAGTGAAAAGTTAGTTGGACTCGAATCACAAAAACCCGTTGCGCTCAACAGTTAA
- a CDS encoding pPIWI_RE_Z domain-containing protein: MRDRSTLTDALKKAMGGDYSQIGMKFSDFASTELMLHALQTYFSERPIRKAHLLLQGYREPSITDEQWQILKRLRHLAPEFRSSISWEIALRSYDEVAKSSPAGYAGYEINYDTNTITSTKKMALARYQLYERLLTKEPLKFRKDKYRPAPSGDYEFNLNPLVTRTIRIPKEIANIGVQYATQIPNIQISQNRQPIKISLADLIKKGTELQSVLGYDAGQIINQSTYWDLQQDEEAREISIDKEAHILGPTGSGKSTLIDCKVALLIERGKRIAIATNSVGEVQNWLEFAQKVGIKAVPIIGESERHKHLSRLNQAVMFSNKQQPFTHPGFKWLAQSCPLYSLAQPQISQASNGQRSRPPCFGKLRDINDPNKVYDCPLAPICPRHIKASELENAQLVVGTLQGFIQKKVAAHNLIENITILEYLALTTDLFIIDEVDLAQPKLDEIFYPTVTLASFDLLQDTWTRTESWQQVHGLMEGEVVVPRRYSDPHLEQSEDQRHLANRGIGALMYLMRNITKTIKGKSHSQVIEKLLKGYTKEGKLFTAWTFFDQLAEQLSGVAHVKAGSHKIRKQTATKYERNCKRYREIFKRIQDNPVSPDTTGLKTADLVIAERLALVSGALLAGDLLMAVPHPMCKKFIQTTRWDITFEKLESDVERFIDNLAKLLQLAIYATHVLGALGKHVSARRYASVDMESNLPMTPPGDFECLLPNSPVGSVTSAQFINGQLKIFRGIALGRSLLSQWNSIFSIDGLTPANLLVTSATSYSGNTEQSYPFHVQLKPTLLIEPPPDKSQVVAHESEFFYCPVVDDAGSPVFISGSQGDERQENISRMIAGLCRKSRQGQPLIEQFQDYLVTNIGSDRKNLLIVTNSYAEAQAFYNSLKNPYQDRASYVVQDGRWVADEQVSRSKLTEFPGRGKEFLIAPMGAISRAVNLMHPETGEPYFGGMVIAVRQHPSPDDNQIVISGVSKETIELIDKETVEVIQKRARDVRDKLLSIPQIFSRLPDNIAEIALKTPLVWTLTVHLTQLIGRSTRGGRKTVVWFVDAAFMPETAKGNSSGDSDKNSILLAARKLLGSTINKGGASGRLIKTLYGPVYYPLTRLTHFIHGVKL, translated from the coding sequence GTGAGAGATAGAAGCACTTTAACTGATGCTTTAAAAAAAGCGATGGGGGGTGATTATTCCCAAATAGGAATGAAATTTTCCGACTTTGCTAGTACAGAGTTGATGCTTCATGCTCTACAAACTTATTTCTCTGAGCGACCTATTCGCAAAGCACATTTATTGCTGCAAGGCTACCGAGAACCAAGCATAACAGATGAGCAGTGGCAAATTTTGAAGCGTCTACGCCATTTAGCTCCAGAGTTTCGCAGTTCTATTAGTTGGGAAATTGCTCTCCGTAGCTATGATGAAGTTGCCAAAAGTTCGCCTGCTGGTTATGCAGGTTATGAAATTAATTACGATACTAATACAATAACTTCTACAAAAAAGATGGCATTGGCTCGGTATCAGCTTTACGAAAGACTACTGACTAAAGAGCCATTAAAGTTTCGCAAAGATAAATACAGACCTGCTCCATCTGGTGACTATGAGTTTAACCTGAACCCATTAGTAACACGTACAATCAGAATTCCCAAAGAAATTGCTAATATTGGTGTACAATACGCCACTCAAATTCCTAATATTCAGATCTCCCAGAATCGTCAGCCTATCAAAATATCTTTAGCAGATTTAATTAAAAAGGGAACTGAGCTTCAATCTGTTTTAGGCTACGATGCAGGACAAATAATCAATCAATCAACTTACTGGGATCTTCAACAGGATGAAGAAGCTAGAGAAATTTCTATTGATAAAGAAGCGCATATTTTAGGCCCAACAGGAAGTGGTAAATCTACTCTAATTGATTGCAAAGTTGCACTTTTAATCGAGCGCGGTAAAAGAATAGCAATTGCTACAAATAGTGTAGGTGAAGTGCAAAATTGGTTAGAGTTCGCTCAAAAAGTTGGGATTAAGGCAGTTCCAATTATTGGAGAATCAGAACGACACAAACATCTCAGCCGATTAAATCAAGCTGTAATGTTTAGCAACAAACAGCAGCCTTTTACTCATCCTGGTTTTAAATGGCTGGCGCAGTCCTGCCCATTGTATAGCTTGGCACAACCTCAAATTTCACAAGCATCAAATGGTCAACGCAGCAGACCACCGTGTTTCGGCAAACTTAGAGATATCAATGACCCAAATAAGGTCTATGATTGTCCCCTAGCTCCTATCTGTCCCAGACATATTAAAGCTAGTGAGCTAGAAAATGCACAATTAGTTGTTGGAACTTTACAAGGTTTTATTCAGAAAAAAGTTGCTGCTCACAATCTGATTGAAAATATTACCATCCTAGAATATTTAGCACTGACAACAGATTTATTTATCATCGATGAAGTGGATCTTGCTCAACCCAAGCTAGATGAAATTTTTTATCCTACAGTGACGCTAGCGTCCTTTGATTTGTTACAAGACACGTGGACAAGAACAGAGTCTTGGCAACAGGTACATGGTCTTATGGAAGGCGAGGTTGTTGTACCAAGAAGATATAGCGATCCCCACTTGGAACAGTCAGAAGATCAGCGCCATTTAGCCAACCGAGGAATTGGGGCTTTGATGTATTTGATGAGAAACATCACAAAAACTATTAAGGGGAAAAGCCATAGTCAAGTAATTGAAAAACTTTTAAAAGGTTACACAAAGGAAGGAAAACTATTTACTGCTTGGACATTCTTTGATCAATTAGCTGAACAACTTTCAGGTGTAGCTCATGTTAAGGCTGGTAGTCATAAAATCAGAAAACAAACAGCAACAAAGTATGAGCGTAACTGCAAGCGATATCGGGAGATTTTTAAGCGAATACAAGATAATCCTGTTAGCCCTGATACCACAGGTCTAAAGACTGCCGATTTAGTAATTGCAGAGCGTTTAGCACTTGTTTCTGGAGCATTGCTGGCTGGTGATTTGTTAATGGCAGTACCACATCCAATGTGCAAGAAGTTTATTCAAACAACGCGATGGGATATTACATTTGAAAAGCTAGAATCTGATGTTGAGCGATTCATCGATAACCTTGCTAAATTGCTACAGTTAGCAATTTACGCAACACACGTATTAGGTGCATTAGGTAAGCACGTTTCTGCTAGACGTTATGCCAGTGTTGATATGGAATCTAATTTACCGATGACCCCTCCTGGTGATTTTGAATGCTTACTACCTAATTCTCCAGTTGGTTCTGTCACAAGCGCCCAATTTATTAACGGACAACTGAAAATATTTCGGGGAATTGCTTTAGGTAGATCACTTCTGAGCCAATGGAATTCCATCTTTAGTATAGATGGGTTGACTCCAGCAAACTTGTTAGTTACATCAGCAACCAGTTACTCAGGCAATACAGAACAGTCTTATCCTTTTCATGTGCAACTAAAGCCAACCTTATTAATAGAACCACCTCCTGATAAGTCTCAAGTTGTAGCTCATGAAAGTGAATTTTTTTATTGTCCTGTGGTTGATGATGCAGGATCTCCTGTTTTTATCTCTGGTAGTCAAGGTGATGAGCGGCAAGAAAATATTAGCCGCATGATTGCAGGACTCTGCCGCAAAAGTAGGCAAGGTCAGCCATTAATTGAGCAATTTCAAGATTATTTAGTAACAAATATTGGTAGCGATCGCAAAAACCTACTCATTGTTACAAATAGTTATGCAGAAGCTCAAGCGTTTTACAATTCTTTAAAAAACCCATACCAAGACAGAGCATCTTACGTTGTTCAGGATGGTCGATGGGTAGCAGATGAGCAAGTTTCACGGTCTAAACTTACCGAATTTCCTGGTCGTGGTAAGGAATTTTTGATTGCTCCAATGGGAGCAATATCTCGTGCTGTTAACTTAATGCACCCTGAGACTGGAGAACCATACTTTGGTGGCATGGTAATTGCTGTTAGACAGCACCCTAGCCCAGATGATAATCAAATCGTTATCAGTGGAGTGAGTAAGGAAACAATAGAACTCATTGATAAGGAAACTGTCGAGGTTATACAAAAACGTGCTAGAGACGTAAGAGATAAGTTACTTTCTATCCCGCAAATTTTTTCACGATTACCTGATAATATTGCTGAAATTGCTCTGAAAACACCACTTGTTTGGACATTGACTGTTCATTTAACTCAATTGATTGGGCGTAGCACTCGTGGCGGTCGGAAAACCGTTGTTTGGTTTGTAGATGCCGCATTTATGCCAGAAACAGCAAAGGGCAATTCATCTGGTGATTCGGATAAAAACTCAATTTTGTTAGCGGCCCGTAAGCTCTTGGGCAGCACGATTAATAAAGGTGGTGCTTCTGGGCGGTTGATTAAAACACTGTATGGGCCAGTCTATTACCCGTTAACTCGACTAACCCATTTCATTCACGGAGTGAAACTTTGA
- a CDS encoding restriction endonuclease-related protein, producing MQFSDDEILFIKLCKGIVQICYRINRGEPAYLVDDDSQPFPKTLYEAFQGLSLKWILRDREIRHPAILCMVEVARKSVEEVEPDFSELVDFPEEPLIENMTHPSEECEAWASRYALNLEREQNQSYIPRLMAEIERLSLPNSTYTIFRRFIAENPFPSDVIIALFRSKNPVIEPVQDLLMQAYRDAPPQSESMPLCKTCGGYLDCAARDIEGCCEPLEGRVDRAPIEDTVICLIRPSLIELRLAQILEKMGLQVELWPELDKADLRVTLPTGDIWALDAKDWGSATMLARELNQDIIPDIGQSRSFFVVPDYRWQNLAYQAAFKSRYLGSLPVLSETELINRVKEILK from the coding sequence ATGCAATTCAGTGATGATGAAATTCTATTTATTAAGTTATGTAAAGGAATTGTACAGATATGCTATCGCATTAACCGTGGTGAACCAGCATATCTAGTTGATGATGATTCACAACCGTTTCCTAAAACATTATACGAAGCATTTCAAGGACTAAGCTTGAAATGGATACTGCGGGATAGAGAGATACGACATCCTGCAATATTGTGCATGGTTGAGGTTGCTAGAAAGTCAGTAGAGGAAGTTGAGCCTGATTTTTCTGAACTCGTAGATTTTCCTGAAGAGCCGCTAATTGAGAACATGACGCACCCATCAGAGGAATGTGAAGCCTGGGCTAGCAGGTATGCACTAAATCTAGAAAGGGAACAGAATCAAAGCTATATTCCCCGTCTCATGGCAGAAATTGAGCGGTTGAGCTTACCAAACAGTACCTACACAATTTTTCGTCGATTTATTGCTGAAAACCCATTTCCTAGTGATGTAATAATCGCTCTATTCCGCTCTAAAAATCCCGTTATCGAACCAGTCCAAGACTTGCTGATGCAAGCGTATCGGGACGCGCCTCCGCAGTCGGAGTCTATGCCATTATGCAAGACTTGCGGTGGATATTTGGATTGCGCTGCACGAGATATTGAGGGCTGTTGTGAACCATTAGAAGGTCGAGTAGATAGAGCGCCAATAGAAGATACCGTCATCTGCCTAATTAGACCTTCATTAATCGAATTACGTTTAGCTCAAATTCTCGAAAAAATGGGTTTACAGGTAGAACTATGGCCTGAATTAGACAAAGCCGATTTGAGGGTGACACTACCAACTGGAGATATTTGGGCGCTTGATGCCAAAGACTGGGGAAGTGCGACCATGCTGGCTAGAGAATTAAACCAAGACATTATTCCAGATATTGGACAGTCTAGATCATTTTTTGTAGTACCAGATTACCGATGGCAAAATCTGGCATATCAGGCAGCTTTTAAAAGTCGTTATTTGGGAAGTTTACCTGTTTTGTCGGAAACAGAATTAATTAACCGTGTCAAGGAGATTTTAAAGTGA
- a CDS encoding pPIWI_RE module domain-containing protein: protein MIVNYFQPIYLEYNEGLVKDIAGYVMPFPNLAKFNASYGKPEENAPTTSLIAIFRLLLPQIRVINALTVNNEPNPAAFFAYEPVDPEILSLIFQRWVEVCYPESEHAALKQYYSADQFCWTEATSDHIEFWQPSWAIAWELSKHEYQLGENSFKFLFGPGRSGNTVELVSWPPFKNTHGHRTSVALVISTQSDIDPKKINVHFQMKRWIVKQGNDSGVRLEKGTTRCYIRRLRSWLGNYNLLNPNAFTVLEANYHKEETVYFPQWKNRHVSQILERLAVEIPSIQDVLANPLNFIETNQMDILIPARSYQKAGWGTGFTFEDERTLLQQIKNFLPSGVDISAPWKKIAVKGNLKKSIQQRFEKKLIISRPDPSKNTLPSLDKKLQLFLAERANNLTIQVRYLTDEIRDALALVSKHYFGNSLNLEFYLSEGLADPVPEEKKKDRTVVNDRHIREFGQQNKPEHPTPIIVEIRHPNHPLYRGGKDPKPYLKSLLPKYNLIPQCILSTDKGRNEETRENIIDEDLQASLYNRAFAAIVDAILPFCLNCPLSTSEDNTVYAGFYVIRRNDKTATQSFSEPVLVTIYKNEVSVLLPQRDLNFRTMPDAICLLSQSRTSKVNCDQVINNMLTTLSQTYSVADDIYLFVHGQNARSYWTWLQDSQFKPDKPPTNKIHIVRIRDKMNNEVPQGYGLATKQETFTKGEASFTKGIFIHQNCDLHTVKFTQTVLSVAEKPIQLAKEMSRYQAWISRGYEKETDKDGKLVSKRDSKTGKCIIKNIPHNPSPRKDWKAPQPRAHNILATPSPDKFILHHAITDYLRTCHWWSAAECEYPLPLSLAEKIKEWCFNDAELEDED from the coding sequence TTGATTGTTAATTACTTTCAGCCCATCTACCTGGAATACAACGAGGGACTGGTTAAAGATATCGCTGGCTATGTGATGCCATTTCCTAATCTGGCTAAGTTTAATGCCAGTTATGGAAAACCTGAAGAAAACGCTCCAACAACTTCATTAATTGCGATATTCCGGTTATTGTTGCCGCAGATTCGCGTAATCAATGCTTTGACGGTTAATAACGAACCAAACCCAGCTGCTTTCTTTGCTTATGAACCAGTTGACCCGGAAATTCTCTCTCTTATATTTCAGAGATGGGTTGAGGTATGTTATCCAGAATCAGAACACGCAGCTTTAAAGCAATATTACAGTGCCGATCAGTTTTGTTGGACTGAGGCTACATCCGATCATATCGAATTTTGGCAACCTTCTTGGGCGATCGCTTGGGAACTAAGCAAGCACGAGTATCAATTAGGAGAGAATTCATTCAAGTTTTTATTCGGCCCAGGCAGAAGCGGTAATACGGTCGAACTTGTATCTTGGCCACCTTTTAAAAATACGCATGGTCATCGAACATCGGTTGCGCTTGTTATATCAACGCAAAGTGATATTGACCCTAAAAAAATCAATGTCCACTTTCAGATGAAGCGTTGGATAGTTAAACAAGGAAATGACTCAGGTGTTCGTTTAGAAAAAGGCACTACAAGATGCTACATTCGTCGATTACGCTCTTGGCTAGGAAACTATAACCTCTTAAATCCAAATGCTTTCACTGTTCTAGAAGCAAATTACCATAAGGAAGAAACAGTCTATTTTCCGCAATGGAAAAATCGTCATGTCAGCCAGATTTTAGAACGTTTAGCAGTAGAAATTCCTAGTATTCAAGATGTGTTAGCAAACCCGCTCAATTTTATCGAAACCAACCAGATGGATATTTTGATACCTGCAAGAAGCTATCAAAAAGCAGGATGGGGTACTGGATTTACTTTTGAAGATGAAAGAACATTACTTCAACAAATCAAAAATTTTTTACCATCTGGTGTGGATATTTCTGCACCTTGGAAAAAAATTGCTGTCAAAGGGAACTTAAAAAAATCTATACAGCAAAGATTTGAGAAAAAACTAATAATTTCCCGACCTGACCCCTCAAAAAATACGCTACCTAGTCTTGACAAAAAATTACAACTATTTTTGGCTGAACGTGCCAATAATTTAACTATTCAAGTACGTTACCTTACAGATGAAATCCGAGACGCTCTTGCTTTAGTGTCTAAGCATTATTTCGGCAATAGTCTCAATTTGGAATTTTATCTGTCTGAAGGTTTAGCAGACCCAGTACCAGAGGAAAAGAAAAAAGACCGAACTGTTGTCAATGATCGTCATATTCGAGAATTCGGACAGCAGAACAAGCCTGAGCATCCAACACCAATTATTGTCGAAATTCGACATCCAAACCATCCTCTGTATCGTGGTGGCAAAGATCCCAAGCCGTATTTAAAATCTTTGTTACCTAAATATAATTTGATTCCGCAGTGCATCTTGTCTACAGATAAAGGTAGGAACGAGGAAACTAGGGAAAATATAATAGATGAAGATTTGCAAGCAAGTCTATATAATCGTGCTTTTGCCGCTATTGTAGATGCCATTTTACCATTTTGTTTAAATTGTCCTTTGTCAACTTCTGAAGATAATACTGTCTACGCTGGCTTCTACGTAATTAGACGCAATGATAAAACAGCAACCCAAAGTTTCAGTGAGCCAGTTTTAGTAACAATTTATAAAAATGAGGTCAGTGTTTTATTGCCTCAAAGGGATCTAAACTTTCGCACTATGCCTGATGCAATTTGCTTATTATCTCAGTCAAGAACATCTAAGGTAAATTGCGATCAAGTCATCAATAATATGCTAACGACATTGAGCCAGACATACTCTGTTGCTGACGACATATATTTATTTGTTCACGGTCAAAATGCTCGTAGCTACTGGACTTGGTTACAAGACAGTCAATTTAAACCTGATAAACCACCGACAAATAAAATCCATATTGTTCGTATACGTGACAAGATGAACAATGAAGTGCCGCAAGGCTATGGACTCGCAACAAAGCAAGAAACCTTTACAAAAGGTGAAGCATCTTTTACAAAAGGAATTTTTATTCACCAAAATTGCGATCTGCATACAGTTAAATTTACTCAAACTGTCCTCAGCGTTGCCGAAAAGCCTATCCAATTAGCTAAGGAGATGAGCCGTTATCAAGCTTGGATATCGAGAGGCTATGAAAAAGAAACTGACAAAGATGGAAAGCTAGTAAGCAAACGAGATTCTAAAACAGGTAAATGTATTATTAAAAACATCCCTCACAATCCATCTCCCAGAAAAGATTGGAAAGCACCTCAACCACGCGCTCACAATATACTTGCAACACCATCACCCGATAAATTTATACTCCATCATGCTATTACAGATTATTTAAGAACCTGCCATTGGTGGAGTGCTGCTGAGTGTGAGTATCCTTTACCTCTCTCATTAGCTGAAAAAATTAAGGAGTGGTGTTTTAATGATGCCGAATTGGAAGATGAAGATTAA
- a CDS encoding homocysteine biosynthesis protein: MRTIAEINEKISRQTAVVLTVEELKARVLEVGVSKVAQEVDVVTTGTFEPMESTGAILNLGHTDPPIKIRRCWLDGVPAYSGFGAVDLYLGASCAVDAMDGEEVRERGGGHVIEDLIAGKSIQVRAQGQVTDCYPRASFETTITRDTINQFYLFNPRNLYQNFIVGVNGGDRPLHTYLGPLQPGLANAVYSNPGAISPLFNDPKLQLIGIGTRIFLGGGIGYVAWEGTQHFPLQKRLANQTPIGPAATLALIGDAKQMDARWVRGCYFKGYGPSLMLGVGVPFPVLNEEVVQHCAVKDQDLVAPIVDFSIPRRVRPTFGLVSYAQLKSGRITIEGKTVRAAPLASIFLSRQVSIELKQWIEAGTFTLTEPVAPIPQERSFLPQDRLRDL, from the coding sequence ATGCGAACTATTGCGGAAATTAACGAAAAAATTAGCCGTCAAACTGCGGTAGTCTTAACGGTTGAAGAACTAAAGGCACGAGTTTTAGAGGTTGGTGTTAGTAAAGTTGCTCAAGAAGTTGATGTAGTTACTACTGGCACTTTTGAACCAATGGAATCGACTGGTGCTATCCTCAATCTTGGACATACAGACCCACCAATCAAAATCCGCCGTTGCTGGTTAGATGGTGTTCCCGCCTACAGTGGTTTTGGAGCCGTTGATTTATATCTAGGTGCTAGCTGTGCTGTAGACGCGATGGACGGTGAAGAAGTCCGTGAGCGTGGCGGTGGTCATGTTATTGAGGATTTAATCGCGGGTAAATCTATCCAAGTTAGAGCGCAGGGACAGGTAACTGATTGTTATCCCAGAGCAAGTTTTGAAACTACAATCACCCGAGACACAATCAATCAGTTTTATTTATTTAATCCCCGAAATCTCTATCAAAATTTTATCGTTGGGGTGAATGGAGGCGATCGCCCTCTGCATACCTATCTCGGCCCCCTACAGCCAGGGCTGGCAAATGCTGTCTATTCTAACCCAGGTGCAATTTCTCCTCTTTTTAACGACCCCAAATTACAACTCATTGGCATCGGTACACGCATTTTCTTGGGTGGCGGCATTGGTTATGTGGCTTGGGAAGGAACTCAACACTTTCCTTTACAAAAGCGCCTAGCTAATCAAACACCAATCGGCCCGGCTGCGACTTTAGCCTTAATTGGTGATGCTAAACAAATGGATGCTCGTTGGGTGAGGGGTTGTTATTTTAAAGGTTATGGCCCTTCCTTGATGTTGGGCGTTGGTGTGCCGTTTCCAGTGTTAAATGAAGAGGTTGTACAACACTGTGCAGTCAAAGACCAAGATTTAGTCGCGCCAATAGTAGACTTTTCCATTCCTCGGCGCGTTCGCCCCACATTCGGGTTAGTCAGTTACGCTCAACTCAAATCCGGGCGTATCACCATTGAGGGTAAAACTGTGAGGGCTGCGCCTCTAGCGAGTATTTTTCTCTCTCGACAAGTATCCATAGAGCTAAAACAGTGGATTGAGGCAGGTACTTTCACTCTTACAGAACCAGTCGCCCCGATTCCTCAAGAGCGTTCCTTCCTGCCTCAAGACCGTTTGAGGGATCTTTAG
- a CDS encoding TMEM165/GDT1 family protein translates to MLTAFTAGLLLITVSELGDKTFFIAMILAMRHSRRLVFAGVVAALAAMTILSVMFGQAVAKLPEVYIHYAVIVLFFAFGIKLLYQASKMTVAAAKAGMMEEIEEAKEAVEKADLHLSKRKTPFSIIVEAFVLTFMAEWGDRTQIATIALAAGNNVIGVTSGAILGHTICAAIAVIGGKMIAGKISERQLTFAGGCLFLIFGVVAAIEGA, encoded by the coding sequence GTGCTAACAGCTTTTACCGCAGGTTTATTACTAATTACAGTGTCCGAACTAGGAGATAAGACTTTCTTTATCGCTATGATATTAGCGATGCGCCATTCCCGACGCTTGGTATTTGCAGGGGTGGTAGCGGCTTTAGCAGCTATGACTATCTTGTCGGTAATGTTTGGGCAAGCAGTTGCTAAATTGCCAGAAGTTTATATTCACTATGCTGTAATAGTTTTATTTTTTGCCTTTGGAATTAAGCTGTTGTACCAAGCTAGTAAGATGACGGTGGCAGCAGCAAAAGCCGGAATGATGGAAGAGATAGAAGAAGCAAAAGAAGCTGTAGAAAAAGCCGATTTGCATCTATCAAAACGAAAAACGCCCTTTTCAATTATTGTAGAAGCCTTTGTTTTAACATTTATGGCTGAGTGGGGCGATCGCACTCAAATTGCCACCATCGCCCTAGCAGCCGGAAATAACGTCATTGGCGTAACCTCAGGAGCCATTTTAGGTCATACCATTTGTGCAGCGATCGCAGTTATCGGTGGCAAAATGATCGCAGGCAAGATTTCTGAGCGCCAACTCACCTTCGCTGGTGGATGTTTGTTTTTGATTTTTGGTGTTGTTGCTGCTATTGAAGGAGCTTGA
- a CDS encoding tetratricopeptide repeat protein, which produces MSQSRNRWIVQLILALAVLAFIGVSVLPIIGALNNSASPPNQNSASNPGNPVASNQKSQLEDQVRGYESVLQREPENQAALKGVLQARLQLLALKQGNVQGVIEPLEKLAKLNPEQTEYGVLLAQAKQQIGDKEGAAQAYRAILATKPGDLKALQGMVVLLIDQQRPEAAVGLLQETLAKANQVNTIQPGSVDIVAVEVLLGNVHASQKRFPQAIAAFDQAIKRDAKDFRPVLAKALLLKQEGQTAEAKPLFDSALALAPAQYKDEINKAASASLTPVPAATPNSPTTSTPAPTPEASPKQ; this is translated from the coding sequence GTGTCTCAATCGCGCAATCGCTGGATAGTTCAACTCATCTTAGCGCTGGCAGTTCTAGCCTTTATAGGAGTTTCGGTGCTGCCAATCATTGGGGCGCTAAATAACAGTGCGTCACCTCCAAACCAGAATAGCGCCAGTAACCCAGGCAACCCAGTTGCTTCCAATCAAAAATCTCAATTGGAAGACCAAGTACGTGGGTATGAATCGGTTTTACAAAGGGAACCTGAAAATCAAGCTGCATTGAAGGGTGTATTACAAGCACGGTTACAACTTTTAGCTTTAAAACAAGGTAATGTCCAAGGTGTGATAGAGCCTCTAGAAAAGTTAGCCAAGCTCAATCCTGAGCAGACTGAGTATGGAGTCCTCTTAGCTCAAGCCAAACAGCAAATTGGCGATAAGGAAGGTGCAGCCCAAGCTTATCGGGCAATTTTGGCTACAAAACCTGGAGACTTAAAAGCTTTGCAGGGAATGGTAGTTCTACTAATAGATCAGCAACGCCCAGAGGCGGCTGTTGGTTTATTACAAGAAACTCTGGCTAAGGCAAATCAAGTAAACACCATCCAGCCTGGAAGTGTTGATATAGTGGCTGTAGAAGTGTTGTTGGGAAATGTTCATGCTTCGCAAAAGCGTTTTCCTCAAGCTATTGCTGCTTTTGACCAAGCAATTAAGAGGGATGCAAAGGATTTTCGTCCAGTTTTAGCCAAAGCATTGCTTTTAAAACAAGAAGGTCAAACAGCAGAAGCTAAACCTTTATTTGATAGTGCATTGGCTCTAGCTCCTGCACAATATAAAGATGAGATTAACAAAGCAGCCTCCGCATCTCTTACTCCCGTGCCAGCTGCTACTCCTAATTCCCCGACTACTAGCACTCCTGCGCCTACACCTGAAGCTAGTCCGAAACAGTGA